In Corynebacterium ulcerans, one genomic interval encodes:
- the rplT gene encoding 50S ribosomal protein L20: MARVKRSLNAKKKRREILKAAKGYRGQRSRLYRKAKEQWLHSMTYAYRDRRARKSEFRKLWITRINAAARMNDITYNRLIQGLRLAEIEVDRKVLADLAVNDFAAFSAICEAAKAALPEDVNAPKAA, encoded by the coding sequence GTGGCACGTGTCAAGCGCTCACTGAATGCTAAGAAGAAGCGTCGCGAGATTCTCAAGGCCGCCAAGGGCTACCGCGGCCAGCGTTCCCGCCTGTACCGTAAGGCAAAGGAGCAGTGGCTCCACTCCATGACCTACGCTTACCGCGATCGTCGCGCGCGTAAGTCTGAGTTCCGTAAGCTGTGGATCACTCGTATCAACGCTGCGGCTCGTATGAATGACATCACTTACAACCGTCTCATCCAGGGTCTCCGCCTTGCTGAGATCGAGGTTGACCGCAAGGTTCTCGCTGACCTCGCTGTGAATGACTTCGCTGCATTCTCCGCAATCTGCGAGGCTGCTAAGGCTGCTCTTCCTGAGGACGTTAACGCTCCTAAGGCTGCCTAA
- a CDS encoding MBL fold metallo-hydrolase gives MNKQDITLAHISVSEMDNNCYLLCVGKEALLIDAADNPQALLDLAAENDVSITAVLSTHSHWDHLRALPQILERTGAKHFAPQPDAANINAPIDVLLTDSDVLSFAGHDFPVHILHGHTAGGAAIAVPIGETTHLFVGDSLFPGGVGKTENSQDFIKLLDDVSTKLFQKYPDTTVVHPGHGKPTTLGTERPHLDEWRARGW, from the coding sequence ATGAACAAACAAGACATAACACTTGCGCATATTTCCGTGTCGGAAATGGATAACAACTGTTATCTCCTTTGTGTAGGGAAAGAGGCATTGCTTATCGACGCCGCCGATAACCCACAGGCCCTACTAGATTTAGCCGCCGAAAACGATGTCTCCATCACCGCAGTTCTCAGCACCCACAGCCATTGGGACCATCTGCGGGCACTCCCCCAGATTCTTGAGCGCACAGGCGCCAAGCACTTTGCGCCTCAGCCCGATGCCGCAAATATTAATGCCCCCATAGATGTCCTACTCACAGACTCAGACGTGCTTTCGTTTGCCGGCCACGATTTTCCAGTTCATATTCTGCATGGACATACTGCAGGCGGTGCTGCGATTGCAGTCCCTATCGGAGAAACCACGCATCTCTTTGTAGGCGATTCGCTTTTCCCAGGAGGGGTAGGAAAAACAGAAAACAGCCAGGATTTTATCAAGCTTTTAGATGACGTATCGACCAAACTTTTCCAAAAGTACCCGGATACTACAGTTGTTCATCCTGGCCACGGAAAACCCACCACCTTAGGAACAGAGCGCCCTCACCTCGATGAATGGCGGGCCCGCGGCTGGTAA
- a CDS encoding universal stress protein has product MSDYSTIVVGTDGSKSSMLAVERAAKIAAALDSTLVIGCAYYESKEEASKTLRQDSVAVLGTDPAQKNLDAAAEHAKGFGVGKVETKVRPGTPVEALMDIVRESNAELLVVGNRGINSLTGRLLGSVPADVARQSDCDVMIVHTVN; this is encoded by the coding sequence ATGAGCGATTACTCAACTATCGTCGTTGGTACTGATGGATCCAAGTCTTCGATGCTTGCTGTCGAGCGCGCCGCCAAGATTGCTGCGGCATTAGACAGCACCCTCGTTATTGGCTGTGCATATTACGAGAGTAAGGAAGAAGCATCCAAGACGCTTCGCCAAGACTCCGTGGCTGTCCTTGGCACCGATCCTGCTCAGAAAAACCTGGATGCTGCGGCAGAGCATGCGAAGGGCTTTGGCGTTGGAAAAGTGGAGACGAAAGTTCGCCCCGGAACCCCTGTAGAAGCTCTCATGGATATCGTTCGAGAGAGCAATGCGGAACTATTGGTCGTGGGTAATCGTGGTATTAACTCATTGACAGGGCGCCTTTTGGGCTCTGTGCCTGCCGACGTAGCCCGACAATCCGATTGCGATGTGATGATCGTCCATACGGTGAACTAA
- the uvrB gene encoding excinuclease ABC subunit UvrB: MAFAAEHPELSVSDFRPVGDIERARGTFNVVSDYKPAGDQPAAIKELDERLTRGERDVVLLGATGTGKSATAAWLIEQQQRPTLVMAPNKTLAAQLANELRQLLPNNAVEYFVSYYDYYQPEAYIAQTDTYIEKDSSINDDVERLRHRATSSLLSRRDVVVVSSVSCIYGLGTPQSYLDRSVMLKVGEEVERDRFLRLLVDIQYDRNDIGFTRGAFRVKGDTVDIIPAYEEVAVRVEFFGDEIDALYYIHPLTGDVIRRVEEVRIFPATHYVAGPERMAKAIEGIKEELADRLADLENRGKLLEAQRLRMRTEYDLEMIEQVGFCSGIENYSRHLDGREAGSAPATLLDYFPEDFLTIIDESHVTVPQIGGMFEGDMSRKRNLVEFGFRLPSALDNRPLRWEEFEQRVGQTVYMSATPGDYELAAAGGEYVEQVIRPTGLLDPQVDVRPTKGQIDDLIHEIRQRTQKEERVLVTTLTKKMAEDLTDYLLENNVRVRYLHSDIDTLQRVELLRQLRLGEYDVLVGINLLREGLDLPEVSLVAILDADKEGFLRSTKSLIQTIGRAARNVSGAVIMYADKITDSMQHAIDETERRREKQIAYNTENGIDPQPLRKKIADILDQVQEARGEAATQEAAADAAIAEKRDLSTMPADKVEALISELTAQMGEAARDLKFELAGRLRDEIIDLKKELRGMRELGL; encoded by the coding sequence ATGGCTTTTGCTGCAGAACATCCTGAATTATCCGTATCAGATTTCCGTCCGGTCGGAGACATTGAGCGCGCACGCGGGACGTTTAATGTTGTATCGGATTATAAGCCGGCGGGTGATCAGCCTGCCGCAATTAAAGAACTCGATGAGCGGCTTACTCGCGGTGAGCGTGACGTCGTATTGCTGGGCGCAACGGGTACGGGCAAGTCTGCGACTGCGGCATGGTTGATTGAGCAGCAACAACGGCCAACGCTGGTTATGGCTCCTAATAAGACCTTGGCAGCTCAGCTGGCCAATGAGCTGCGGCAGCTTCTTCCCAATAATGCGGTGGAATACTTTGTCTCTTATTACGATTATTACCAGCCAGAGGCGTATATCGCGCAGACCGATACGTACATCGAAAAGGATTCATCGATTAACGATGACGTGGAGCGGCTGCGCCACCGCGCAACGAGTTCGCTTTTGTCTCGCAGAGATGTTGTTGTGGTCTCCTCGGTTTCCTGTATTTACGGTCTGGGAACTCCGCAGTCATACCTCGACAGATCGGTCATGCTGAAGGTTGGGGAGGAAGTCGAGCGGGATCGATTCCTGCGGCTCCTCGTTGACATCCAGTATGACCGAAATGATATTGGGTTTACCCGCGGAGCATTCCGGGTTAAAGGGGACACAGTGGACATCATCCCTGCTTATGAAGAAGTCGCGGTTCGCGTGGAGTTCTTTGGGGATGAGATTGATGCTTTGTACTATATTCATCCGTTGACTGGCGACGTGATCAGGCGGGTAGAGGAAGTTCGCATCTTTCCCGCAACGCACTATGTCGCAGGTCCGGAACGCATGGCCAAAGCGATCGAGGGGATTAAAGAAGAACTAGCGGATCGCCTTGCCGACTTGGAAAACCGGGGGAAGCTCCTTGAAGCACAGCGACTCCGGATGCGTACCGAGTACGACCTTGAGATGATTGAACAGGTCGGTTTCTGCTCGGGCATTGAGAATTATTCGAGGCATCTTGATGGTCGAGAAGCCGGCTCTGCACCTGCAACATTGCTTGATTATTTCCCAGAAGACTTTCTCACCATCATTGATGAGTCGCACGTGACCGTTCCTCAGATCGGCGGCATGTTCGAAGGTGATATGTCGCGAAAACGTAATCTCGTTGAATTTGGCTTCCGACTTCCCTCTGCTTTGGATAACCGTCCTCTGCGCTGGGAGGAATTTGAACAGCGAGTCGGGCAAACCGTGTATATGTCCGCCACCCCGGGTGATTATGAGCTTGCTGCGGCCGGGGGAGAATATGTTGAACAGGTCATTCGTCCCACCGGGTTGCTTGATCCACAGGTGGACGTTCGCCCTACAAAGGGACAGATTGATGATCTGATTCATGAGATCAGGCAAAGAACGCAGAAAGAAGAGCGTGTCTTAGTTACCACGCTGACCAAGAAAATGGCGGAAGACCTCACTGATTATCTTCTGGAGAATAATGTTCGGGTGAGGTATCTCCACTCCGATATTGATACCTTGCAGCGGGTGGAGCTGTTGCGGCAGCTCAGGCTGGGTGAATATGACGTGCTGGTAGGTATTAACCTCCTCAGGGAGGGACTTGACTTGCCGGAGGTTTCGCTAGTGGCGATCCTGGATGCGGATAAAGAAGGCTTCTTAAGGTCTACCAAGTCTCTCATTCAGACAATCGGGCGTGCTGCCAGAAATGTGTCCGGCGCGGTCATTATGTATGCAGATAAAATCACTGACTCGATGCAGCATGCGATTGATGAGACCGAGCGACGTCGCGAGAAACAGATCGCTTACAACACGGAGAACGGCATTGATCCACAGCCGTTGCGAAAGAAAATTGCGGATATTTTGGACCAGGTTCAAGAAGCGCGCGGTGAAGCTGCCACCCAGGAGGCCGCTGCTGACGCAGCTATTGCGGAGAAGCGCGATCTTTCTACTATGCCCGCAGACAAAGTCGAGGCGCTTATATCCGAGCTCACCGCACAAATGGGGGAGGCTGCTAGGGATTTGAAGTTCGAGCTTGCGGGTAGGTTGAGAGATGAGATCATTGATTTGAAGAAAGAACTTCGAGGTATGCGAGAATTGGGACTTTAA
- the infC gene encoding translation initiation factor IF-3 — MSAEARINERIRVPEVRLVGPNGEQVGIVRIDDARKLAYEADLDLVEVAPNAKPPVCKIMDYGKFKYEQAQKAREARKNQQQTVVKEQKFRPKIDDHDYETKKNNVIRFLEKGSKVKVTIMFRGREQSRPELGFRLLERLADDVADFGIVETKPKQDGRNMTMVFGPVRKGKK; from the coding sequence ATCAGCGCTGAAGCTCGCATCAATGAGCGCATCCGAGTTCCCGAGGTCCGCCTTGTCGGCCCTAACGGAGAACAGGTGGGCATCGTGCGTATCGACGACGCCCGCAAGCTCGCTTACGAAGCAGACCTTGATCTTGTCGAGGTTGCTCCTAACGCTAAACCGCCCGTTTGCAAGATTATGGACTATGGAAAGTTCAAATACGAGCAGGCACAGAAGGCGCGTGAAGCTCGGAAAAACCAGCAGCAGACTGTGGTCAAGGAGCAGAAGTTCCGTCCCAAGATCGACGATCACGATTATGAGACGAAAAAGAACAATGTGATCCGGTTCCTTGAAAAGGGTTCCAAGGTGAAGGTCACCATTATGTTCCGTGGTCGCGAGCAGTCTCGTCCGGAGCTGGGTTTCCGTTTGCTGGAGCGTCTTGCGGATGATGTCGCAGATTTCGGCATTGTGGAGACAAAGCCTAAGCAAGATGGTCGTAATATGACGATGGTTTTCGGGCCGGTCCGCAAGGGCAAGAAGTAA
- the rpmI gene encoding 50S ribosomal protein L35: MKQKTHKGTAKRVKVTGSGKLRRERANRRHLLEGKPSTRTRRLKGTEDVSKADTKRVKRLLGMA; the protein is encoded by the coding sequence ATGAAGCAGAAGACCCACAAGGGCACCGCTAAGCGCGTCAAGGTCACCGGCTCCGGCAAGCTGCGTCGTGAGCGCGCCAACCGTCGCCACCTTCTCGAGGGCAAGCCCTCCACTCGCACTCGTCGCTTGAAGGGTACTGAGGACGTCTCCAAGGCTGACACCAAGCGCGTCAAGCGCCTCTTGGGTATGGCGTAA
- a CDS encoding DoxX family protein, with translation MIRKIARPMLASVYIADGADTVLNSQAHVEGTQTVLGHLRTVLPRKYYRQIPDDPKLITQAVGGAKIGAGTLLALGKSPRLAATTLAALSVPTILARHAFWETQDREEKTARKQGFLTSVALLGGLAITSVDTAGKPSLKWRADKAAQKASAQIQQALPTKSETDKLAEQAQETASAFASTAKDWIGDATDKVTEYAQAAQDYVEDNKDDWLATAQSNAKIAKKKAVKVAAKAQERAAEAYAQAEKSTGRSAKKASKKASRLQNQAEKSLNKAMKRFDGAF, from the coding sequence ATGATCCGCAAGATCGCCCGACCGATGCTCGCTTCCGTTTATATTGCTGACGGCGCGGACACCGTTCTCAATAGCCAAGCACATGTGGAAGGGACTCAGACCGTTCTCGGTCATCTCCGTACAGTTCTTCCGCGGAAATATTATCGTCAGATACCGGATGACCCTAAGCTCATCACACAGGCAGTAGGCGGTGCAAAGATTGGCGCAGGAACTTTGCTTGCACTCGGAAAATCCCCGCGTCTTGCTGCAACAACGCTTGCAGCGCTGAGTGTCCCTACGATCCTTGCCCGTCACGCTTTCTGGGAAACTCAGGATCGTGAGGAGAAGACAGCCCGTAAACAAGGTTTCCTTACCAGCGTCGCACTGCTTGGCGGACTGGCTATCACCAGTGTCGATACAGCAGGAAAACCAAGTTTAAAGTGGCGTGCCGATAAAGCAGCACAAAAAGCCAGCGCCCAAATTCAGCAAGCGCTTCCAACAAAATCCGAAACAGATAAGCTCGCTGAGCAGGCACAAGAAACTGCGTCAGCCTTTGCCTCCACTGCTAAGGATTGGATCGGTGATGCCACCGATAAGGTAACCGAGTACGCACAAGCTGCTCAGGACTACGTGGAAGACAACAAAGACGATTGGCTCGCAACGGCTCAAAGCAACGCAAAAATCGCTAAGAAAAAAGCGGTGAAAGTTGCCGCTAAGGCTCAGGAAAGAGCTGCAGAGGCCTACGCTCAAGCCGAGAAGTCAACTGGTCGTTCCGCTAAAAAGGCCAGTAAAAAAGCCTCTCGCTTACAAAACCAGGCAGAAAAATCTTTGAATAAGGCCATGAAGCGTTTCGACGGAGCCTTCTAA
- the uvrA gene encoding excinuclease ABC subunit UvrA: MADRLVVRGAREHNLKGVDIDIPRDSMVVFTGLSGSGKSSLAFDTIFAEGQRRYVESLSSYARMFLGQMDKPDVDFIDGLSPAVSIDQKSTNRNPRSTVGTITEIYDYLRLLFARAGTAHCPVCDAVIERQTPQQIVDQVLAMEEGLKFQVLAPVVRTRKGEFVDLFADLASQGFSRVQVDGEVYSLTEPPTLKKQIKHDIDVVVDRLQVKPSQRQRLTDSVETALGLADGVVALDFVSLDASDPNRLRRFSEKMACPNGHVLSVDELEPRSFSFNSPYGACPDCDGLGTRTVVDVDLLIPDKDAPVVRCVQPWNSSPNHKYFQKLIEGLATALGFDPETPFSELTKAQQDALINGSSDEVTVRYKNRYGRVRNWTAPFEGVLGYIDRKLEQTGSESQKDRLLQYTREDACKTCGGARLRPEILAVRISSTSHGELSIAGLSELSVYDAAEFLESLVLGKREEIIAGAVLKEINARLKFLLDVGLNYLTLNRSAGTLSGGEAQRIRLATQIGSGLAGVLYVLDEPSIGLHQRDNQRLIATLERLRDIGNTLIVVEHDEDTIRAADWLIDVGPKAGEYGGQIVYQGKPQGIIECEESITGAYLSGRKVLGVPDQRRDIDPDRKLKVVGARENNLKDIDVEIPLGVLACITGVSGSGKSTLINQILAKVLGNELNRARNVPGRAKRVEGIENLDKLVQVDQSPIGRTPRSNPATYTGVFDKIRTLFAETSEAKVRGYKAGRFSFNVKGGRCEACQGDGTLKIEMNFLPDVYVPCEVCQGARYNRETLEVKYKGKNIAEVLDMPISEAAEFFEPITSIHRYLKTLTEVGLGYVRLGQSATTLSGGEAQRVKLASELQKRSNGRTIYILDEPTTGLHFEDIRKLMLVIQGLVDKGNSVIVIEHNLDVIKAADWIIDMGPEGGSGGGTVVAEGTPEAVAAVTGSYTGAFLKEVLGKQPA, translated from the coding sequence GTGGCAGATCGTCTTGTAGTGCGTGGCGCACGGGAACACAACCTAAAAGGCGTGGATATTGATATTCCGCGTGACTCTATGGTGGTGTTCACGGGGCTATCGGGATCAGGCAAGTCATCCTTAGCTTTTGACACAATTTTTGCCGAGGGGCAGAGGCGCTATGTTGAGTCTTTGTCGTCGTATGCTCGGATGTTCTTGGGACAGATGGACAAACCAGACGTTGATTTTATTGATGGGCTTTCTCCTGCCGTGTCCATTGATCAGAAATCCACTAACCGCAACCCGCGTTCCACGGTTGGCACGATCACGGAAATCTACGATTATCTCCGACTTCTGTTTGCACGAGCAGGCACCGCGCACTGTCCGGTTTGCGATGCTGTGATCGAGCGTCAGACTCCACAGCAGATCGTTGACCAGGTATTAGCCATGGAAGAGGGACTGAAGTTCCAAGTACTGGCCCCCGTTGTGCGTACTCGTAAAGGGGAATTTGTCGATCTTTTCGCAGATTTAGCTTCCCAAGGTTTCTCACGAGTGCAGGTCGATGGGGAAGTGTATTCCTTAACGGAACCTCCCACGCTGAAGAAACAGATCAAGCATGATATTGACGTGGTGGTAGATAGGCTTCAGGTGAAGCCATCGCAGCGCCAGCGTTTAACGGACTCGGTAGAGACTGCGCTGGGACTAGCCGACGGGGTTGTCGCTTTGGACTTTGTGTCCCTCGATGCCTCCGACCCGAATCGACTTCGGCGTTTTTCAGAGAAGATGGCGTGTCCCAATGGCCACGTGTTGAGCGTGGATGAGCTTGAACCGCGTTCTTTCTCCTTCAATTCTCCCTATGGGGCGTGCCCTGATTGTGACGGTTTGGGAACCCGGACGGTTGTGGACGTCGATCTTCTGATTCCAGACAAAGACGCTCCCGTGGTGCGATGCGTCCAGCCCTGGAATTCAAGCCCAAACCATAAATACTTTCAAAAGCTCATTGAAGGACTGGCCACGGCCCTGGGGTTTGATCCCGAAACTCCGTTTAGTGAGTTAACAAAAGCCCAACAAGATGCACTCATCAACGGTAGTTCCGATGAAGTGACCGTGCGCTATAAAAACCGTTATGGCCGAGTACGCAATTGGACAGCACCTTTTGAAGGCGTTCTGGGCTATATCGACAGAAAATTAGAGCAAACTGGCTCAGAATCACAGAAGGATCGGTTACTCCAATACACCCGTGAGGATGCATGTAAAACATGTGGTGGTGCTCGCTTGCGTCCGGAGATTTTGGCTGTGCGTATTAGCTCTACGTCTCATGGCGAGCTGTCTATTGCAGGATTGAGTGAACTCTCTGTTTACGATGCTGCAGAGTTTTTAGAGTCCTTGGTGTTAGGCAAGCGTGAGGAGATCATCGCTGGGGCTGTGCTGAAGGAGATCAACGCTCGGTTAAAGTTCCTACTAGACGTTGGGCTGAACTACCTCACTTTGAACCGGAGTGCAGGCACATTATCTGGAGGTGAAGCCCAGCGTATTCGTTTAGCCACCCAGATCGGTTCTGGTTTGGCCGGAGTTCTCTACGTCCTTGACGAGCCTTCAATTGGGTTGCATCAACGGGATAACCAGCGCTTGATCGCTACTCTTGAGCGTCTTCGGGATATCGGCAACACACTCATCGTTGTAGAACATGATGAGGACACTATCCGTGCTGCAGATTGGCTTATCGACGTAGGTCCGAAGGCTGGTGAGTACGGCGGACAAATTGTTTACCAAGGAAAACCGCAAGGGATCATCGAGTGCGAGGAATCCATCACTGGTGCCTATCTTTCTGGTCGAAAAGTCCTGGGGGTGCCAGATCAACGCCGAGATATTGACCCGGATCGTAAGCTCAAAGTCGTGGGAGCGCGAGAAAACAATCTCAAGGATATTGACGTTGAGATACCGTTGGGGGTGCTGGCCTGCATTACTGGTGTATCCGGCTCGGGCAAATCGACACTTATCAATCAGATTCTTGCGAAAGTACTGGGCAATGAGCTGAATAGAGCTCGCAATGTTCCCGGACGGGCGAAACGCGTTGAAGGGATCGAAAACTTGGACAAATTAGTTCAGGTTGATCAATCGCCTATCGGGCGCACACCTCGTTCTAACCCTGCAACATATACGGGTGTCTTTGACAAGATTAGGACGTTGTTTGCGGAGACTTCAGAGGCGAAGGTTCGAGGCTATAAAGCCGGCCGTTTCTCCTTTAACGTCAAAGGCGGCCGGTGCGAAGCGTGCCAGGGAGATGGGACGCTGAAAATTGAAATGAACTTCTTGCCTGATGTCTATGTCCCGTGTGAGGTCTGTCAAGGGGCTCGCTACAATCGTGAGACTTTGGAAGTTAAGTACAAAGGCAAAAACATCGCCGAGGTCCTTGACATGCCGATCAGTGAAGCTGCTGAGTTTTTTGAGCCGATCACTTCGATTCATAGATATCTCAAAACTCTAACGGAAGTGGGACTGGGTTACGTTAGATTAGGTCAATCGGCAACGACCCTTTCCGGAGGTGAAGCGCAACGTGTAAAGCTTGCCTCGGAGTTGCAAAAACGCTCTAACGGAAGAACCATTTATATCTTGGATGAACCGACAACAGGGCTTCATTTTGAAGATATTAGGAAGCTTATGCTCGTGATCCAGGGGTTGGTTGATAAGGGAAATTCGGTCATTGTGATCGAACATAACTTGGATGTAATAAAGGCAGCTGACTGGATTATTGACATGGGTCCAGAAGGTGGATCCGGCGGAGGGACTGTCGTGGCTGAAGGCACGCCGGAAGCTGTTGCGGCTGTTACTGGTTCCTACACAGGAGCTTTTTTAAAGGAAGTTTTAGGAAAGCAACCAGCCTAG
- a CDS encoding HelD family protein produces the protein MKHIVEFYTRNGKGCVLKSQQGAEISQRHDPRGSSNTTEPHASTPDNNQADAVIAEQGYVDKLFGKLDAEVLRANERLREVMLHVDPSNPDAEALVRRETEYHSLNQKIDRLNLAQLGLVFGRIDVYSESTDAIDNPVPGQPHVDRRYIGRMGLDDRDDDYRTLLLDWRAPLARPFYLATTANPENVCARRHIRTRGRTVTGVDDELLSGNQSAEATAASNVVSEAALYRAMHEARTGHMTSIVETIQREQDQIIRDETRGVMVVEGGPGTGKTAVALHRIAYLLYTWRDHLAKTGVLIIGPNRTFLDYISRVLPELGETGVVLSTVGDLYPTVSGHASEPILTREIKGSEEMVTILSRTVKNYQTVPQDSQEIIIDGNIELTVPPSLIKAARTRARRTRRPHNEAQPLFKEALVEQLTAVLAQKIGADPLGGVNLLSAADRAQLHDDLLDDPSVEKLVHTYWPALEPEQVLTALLEDPMVIAQSAFDYDEETQAALLRPAHSPWASSDAALLDELAVLLGIPDPETQRAEEDAQWRAQIEEAQDALEILTGSSNTDLDDESDAEILSAHDVIDAETLAKRQEVRDVRTTAQRAQEDHLWAYGHVIIDEAQELTPMEWRMVMRRSPSRWMTLVGDTSQTGSPAGVDSWADTLSPFVKHRFRTHHLTVNYRTPREIMDVANRVLACYSPESEPSTALRESGNPVHFLPLGSDSIAIARSLRESDPERLTAIIAADDATREGVLGVSDIKGLEFDHVIVEDPHHIIEASPQGWQDLFVSLTRATQSLTVIGELPI, from the coding sequence ATGAAACATATTGTCGAGTTTTATACACGTAATGGGAAAGGCTGTGTATTGAAGTCTCAACAGGGGGCAGAGATTAGTCAACGCCACGATCCTCGAGGGTCCAGCAACACAACAGAACCTCATGCAAGTACCCCAGATAACAACCAGGCTGATGCAGTTATCGCCGAGCAGGGGTACGTCGATAAGCTTTTTGGCAAACTTGACGCCGAGGTCTTACGCGCCAATGAACGACTCCGTGAAGTCATGCTCCACGTTGACCCTTCCAACCCTGATGCGGAAGCTTTGGTACGCCGGGAAACGGAGTATCACTCCCTTAATCAAAAAATTGATCGTCTTAACCTCGCCCAACTGGGCTTAGTCTTTGGTCGTATCGACGTCTACTCTGAGTCAACTGATGCCATCGATAATCCGGTGCCTGGGCAACCCCACGTCGACCGTCGCTACATAGGCAGGATGGGATTAGACGATAGAGACGATGATTATCGGACGCTCCTCCTTGACTGGCGCGCTCCTCTGGCGAGGCCTTTTTACTTAGCAACAACTGCCAACCCGGAGAATGTCTGTGCACGAAGGCACATCCGGACTCGTGGACGCACGGTTACGGGTGTCGATGACGAGCTTCTCTCTGGCAATCAAAGTGCGGAGGCGACCGCAGCGAGCAATGTTGTCAGCGAGGCCGCACTCTATCGAGCTATGCACGAGGCTCGTACTGGCCACATGACCTCCATCGTGGAGACGATTCAACGGGAACAAGATCAGATCATCCGCGACGAGACACGTGGAGTGATGGTCGTAGAAGGAGGCCCGGGCACTGGAAAAACTGCGGTTGCGCTTCACCGGATTGCCTACCTTCTGTACACCTGGCGAGACCACCTGGCTAAAACTGGCGTACTTATCATTGGCCCCAACCGTACTTTTCTGGACTATATTTCTCGTGTGCTCCCTGAATTGGGAGAAACTGGAGTAGTGCTTTCTACTGTTGGGGATCTCTACCCAACAGTTTCTGGTCATGCTTCTGAGCCGATCTTGACTCGGGAAATCAAAGGTAGTGAAGAAATGGTCACCATTTTGAGCAGGACTGTGAAAAATTATCAGACGGTCCCTCAGGATTCCCAAGAGATCATCATAGATGGCAACATTGAGCTCACTGTCCCCCCTAGCCTTATCAAAGCAGCACGCACTCGTGCCAGAAGAACACGCCGACCCCACAATGAGGCACAACCACTGTTCAAAGAAGCGCTCGTAGAACAGCTCACCGCAGTCCTTGCACAGAAAATAGGCGCGGATCCCCTCGGTGGCGTGAATCTTCTCTCTGCAGCAGACCGTGCGCAGCTTCACGACGATCTCCTCGATGACCCGAGCGTCGAAAAGCTCGTGCATACCTACTGGCCTGCACTTGAACCAGAACAGGTACTCACCGCGCTACTTGAAGATCCCATGGTTATTGCCCAGTCGGCTTTCGACTACGATGAGGAAACACAAGCAGCGCTTCTGCGTCCTGCGCATAGCCCCTGGGCTTCCTCAGACGCCGCGCTTCTCGACGAGCTCGCCGTTCTCCTTGGCATTCCAGATCCAGAAACCCAGCGCGCGGAAGAAGACGCCCAATGGCGCGCTCAGATTGAAGAGGCTCAGGATGCTTTGGAGATTTTGACGGGCTCATCGAACACCGACTTGGACGACGAATCCGATGCCGAAATCCTTTCTGCCCATGACGTCATCGACGCAGAGACGCTTGCAAAGCGACAGGAAGTTCGGGATGTGCGTACCACAGCACAGCGCGCCCAAGAAGATCATCTGTGGGCTTATGGTCATGTGATCATAGACGAGGCCCAAGAGCTCACCCCCATGGAATGGCGCATGGTTATGAGGCGGAGTCCATCAAGGTGGATGACACTCGTGGGAGATACCTCGCAAACGGGTTCACCTGCCGGCGTTGATTCTTGGGCAGACACTCTGAGTCCTTTTGTGAAACATCGTTTTCGTACGCATCATCTCACCGTTAACTATCGCACTCCCCGAGAGATCATGGACGTGGCTAACCGAGTTCTCGCCTGTTACTCTCCCGAATCTGAGCCAAGTACAGCGCTTAGGGAATCAGGAAATCCCGTTCATTTTCTTCCTTTAGGGAGCGACTCGATCGCCATTGCACGCTCTTTGCGGGAGTCTGATCCAGAGCGCCTTACCGCGATCATTGCAGCAGATGACGCTACCCGTGAGGGCGTACTGGGAGTAAGCGACATTAAAGGTCTCGAATTTGATCACGTGATCGTCGAGGATCCTCACCACATTATTGAAGCTTCCCCGCAAGGATGGCAAGACCTGTTTGTTTCGCTTACCCGCGCAACACAATCCTTGACCGTTATTGGAGAACTTCCTATTTAA